The genomic stretch CGACCACCTGGAGTGCGTCACGCTGACCGAGCGCGGCACCGGCGAGGCGGAGAGCGTCACGTCGAGCTACCTGTTCGTGTTCATCGGCGCCGCGCCGGACACCGACTGGCTGCCGGAGGCCGTCGCGCGGGACCGCAAGGGCTTCGTCCGGACCGGCCCCGACCTCACCGAGGCGGACCTGGCCGACTGGCCGCTGGAGCGAGACCCGTATCTGCTGGAGGCCAGCGTCCCGGGCGTCTTCGTCGCCGGCGACGTCCGCGCCGACTCGGTGAAGCGGGTCGCCTCGGCGGTGGGCGAGGGCTCCGTGGCCGTCGCGTTCGTTCACCAGCACCTCGCGTCGCTCTAGGTACCCGGCACGGCCCCCGCCTGGCCGCCGTCCTCAGCTCCCCCGCCTCCCGCTCCCTCGCCCCATGCTCCTCGGCCTCCACCACGTCACCGCCATCTGCGGGCCCGCGCAGGCGAACGTCGACGCGTACGCGGGTGCGCTCGGGCTGCGGCTCGTCAAGCAGACCGTCAACTTCGACGACCCCGGCACCTACCACCTCTACTATGCCGACGGCGACGCCCGGCCGGGCTCGGTGCTGACGGTCTTCCCCTGGCCCGCCGACGGCCTGCGCGGGCAGATCGGCGCCGGGCAGGCGACGGCGACGGCCTACGCGGTCGCCCCCGGCGCGTTGTCGCGGTGGCTCGATCGCCTCCCCGGCGCCCCCTTCGAGGTGGCGATGCCGACGGTCCGCTTCGGGCAGAGCGTGCTCACCCTCCGCGACGCCGACGGGCTGGTGATCGAGTTGATCGAGACCGACGACGCCAGCGGCGCCTGGGCTGACGGGCCGGTCCCCGAGGCGATGGCGCTCGGTGCGTTCCACAGCGTCACGCTCTGCTCCCGCGACCCCGACGCCACCGCCCACGTCCTCACCGAGGCTTACGGCTACGCCGAGCACGGCCAGGAGGGCGACCGCCTCCGCCTCGTCAACCCCGCCGCCGACCGCGCCCGGTTCGTGGACCTGTTCTGCTCGCCGCAGATGCCGACCGGCCGGATGGGCATCGGGACCGTCCACCACGTCGCCTTCCGCGCGCCCGACGATGAGGCCGAGTTGTCAGTCCGCGAGACGCTCCTGTCGATGGGCCTCCGCCCGACGCCCCAGATCGACCGGCGGTACTTCCACTCGGTCTACACCCGCGAGCCGGGCGGCATCCTGTTCGAGATCGCCACCGACCCACCGGGGTTCGCGGTCGACGAGTCGGCGGACGCACTCGGCCACGCGCTCCAGTTGCCGCCCCAGTATGAGCCCCAGCGGGCCGCCATCGAGGCCCGCCTGACGCCCCTCCGCCTGCCCGCCTGACGGTGCGCTCGCTCCTCGCGTCCCATTGCGAGGGAGATCCCGCCCACCTCGGGCCCGAGGTGGACACGGTCGCAGGCTCGCTGTCGCGTCCTGCGCCGTCGGTGAGGTGTGGGGACGGTCGTGAGCGGTTGCGGACGATGGGCCGGATCGGAATCCCGCTCTTGAGGATCGAACGCCACCGCGCCAGTGGACCGAGGACCGGCGGAGCGCGTCGCGCGAGGGCAGAGCAGCGGTAGAAGGTCGCCGTGGGGCCGCGCTCGGCCGGTTTCCCGATCCAGCGCGCCTGCCCCGCGCGTGCAGGTGTGAGCCGCTTTCGCGGAAGGGTTCGTTTCAGGAGGCACACCCTCGCTCTGCCACTGCTCGCGTCCGCCATGCTGTGCCGTCTGCTCGCCCTCTCCCTCCTCACAGGCCTGACCGTCCAGGCGCAGTCCCTCGAATGGGTCGGAGACGGCGCGCTCGTCGAGGCGGTGTCGGCGGACGGATCGGTCGCCATGGGACGGCTCACGTCTCCCGCTCAAGCCTTCCGCTGGACGGCGGCGGGGCTGGAGCTGCTCGGGAATCCGCCAGGCGCGTTCACGAGCCGCGCGCTGGATGCCTCGGCCGACGGCTCCGTTCTGGTGGGGGCCGCGCAGCTCACCGCGACGGGGGGAAGCGACGCCTTCCGGTGGACCGAGGGGAACTATCAACTCCTCGGCCTCCCCAACGGCACCGCCTCCAGCGTCTCCGCCGACGGAACCGTGGTCGCGGGTCAGGCCCTGTTCGACGGCCGCGGTCGGGCGACACGCTGGGTCGGGGAGACGGCGGCCAGCCTCGGGACCCTCGGCGGCGACTTCAGCTCGGCCACAGGCCTCTCTGCCGACGGGTCCGTCGTGGTCGGCGGCGCGTTCGACATCACCGGGACCCTCCGCCCGTTCCGCTGGGAGAACGGTAGCATGATCGACCTCAGAACGCTCGGCGGGACGGGGCTCGCTCGCGCCTACGCCGTCTCGTCGGACGGGCGGGTCGTCGTCGGCTCGGCGCCCGATGCCTCTGAACGGGTGCGCGCCTTTCGCTGGGAGGCGGGCAGCATGGTCGACCTCGGCCCGGCGCCGGGCTACCCCGACGGCGAGTACCTCGCCGTCGATGTCTCGGCCGACGGCTCGGTCATCGCGGGGTCCTACGGAGGGGCTGACGGCGTCGAGCGCGCGATCGTGTGGCAGCAGAGCGTGGGGTGGCGCCCCCTCCGCGACCTGCTGACGGACGCCGGGCTGGACGTGAGCGGCTGGACGTTCGCCGGCATCACAGGCATCTCGGACGACGGGTTGGTGTTCGGCGGCCAGGGGCGGAACCCGTCCGGTGTGTTCGGGGGCTGGGTCGCCTCGCTCCGACCGTCCACCCCGGCCGAGCCCGCGCCCGCGCGGGCGTCGCCACGCCTTACGGTCGGCCCGAACCCCATGACGACGGCGGGGGCCGTTCGCCTGACCGTCCCCCAGGCGGGCCCGGTGCAGGTCCGGGTGGTCGACCTGCTGGGGCGCACGGTCTCGGTCGTCCTCGACGGCGCGGTGGCAGCGGGTGACCACGCCCTCTCGCTCCACACGTCTGGACTCGCCCAGGGAGTCTATCTCATCCGCGTCGAGAGCCCGGGCGGCGTCCTCGTTCGCCCGTTCGTCCTCGCTCGCTAGGGTGCGGCGTGAGCCGGTCGGGCGGCAGAGTTCGTTTGACTCTTCGACCTCCGACTGCACCGCCTGCGTCCTCATGCGTTTCTGGTTTCTCCTTCCTGCCCTGGTTCTCCTGACAGCGATCCCTGCGTCCGCCCAGTTCATCCGCGTCGACAGCGTCTTCGTCCGCGACATCAACAGCACGGGCAGCACGTTCATCGGCACCAAGCAGGGCGACGGCACCTTCGAGTCGCTCCGCTGGACGCAGGGCATGCTCGGCCCCCTCGTGGGCATCCCCGACTCCGTGGACTTCTCCGCAAGCCTCATCTCGGGCGGCGGGGACATCATCGTCGGCGGAGACGGCAACACGGACCCGCGGGTGATCGGCACGCTGATCGGGAACGAGTACTCGCCGATCGATCTCCCGGGGACCGAGGACGAGTTCGGGACCACCGTGATCTCGGACGACGGGAGCACGGTCGGCGGGGACTTCCAGCAGCTCCAGCCCAGCGGCAACCGGATGCGTCAGGCGGCCGTCCTCGACCTCGCGAGCGAGACGGTCACCATCCTTCCGCTGCCCGAGGGCGCCAACCGGGAGTTGCGGTCGGAGGTGCTCGGGCTCAGTCTCGACGGCAGCGTCCGGGTCGGGTTCCAGTTCCAGAGCCCTGGCACCGCCCTCCGGTGGGACGGCATGACGGTCTCCAAGGCCCCTCTCGCGACCGTCGGCGGGGTCGAACCGACGAGTGCCGCCGCTGTCTCCGTGTCGGCCGACGGGAGCGTGGTTCTGGGCGAGAACACGCGCTTCGTCCCGTCGAGCGGCGCCCTCGCCAAGGAGCTCTGGCTGTGGTCCGGGACCACGGTCACGCAGATCCCCCCCTATCCGGGCTACGTGGTCGACAACTTCAACCGCTGGGACGCGATCGACCTCTCGGCGGACGGCACGATCGTGCTCGCGGACTGCAGCGCCGCTGACGAAGGTCCCCTGTGCCTCTGGGACGCTGAGAACGGCTGGCGCTTCGTCAAGGACCTCGTCCGCGAGACCGGCACTGACGTCAGCACGATCAACTTCACCGACGACGGCTGGCTCTCCCAGGACGGGCAGGTCGTCGT from Rubrivirga sp. SAORIC476 encodes the following:
- a CDS encoding ring-cleaving dioxygenase; translated protein: MLLGLHHVTAICGPAQANVDAYAGALGLRLVKQTVNFDDPGTYHLYYADGDARPGSVLTVFPWPADGLRGQIGAGQATATAYAVAPGALSRWLDRLPGAPFEVAMPTVRFGQSVLTLRDADGLVIELIETDDASGAWADGPVPEAMALGAFHSVTLCSRDPDATAHVLTEAYGYAEHGQEGDRLRLVNPAADRARFVDLFCSPQMPTGRMGIGTVHHVAFRAPDDEAELSVRETLLSMGLRPTPQIDRRYFHSVYTREPGGILFEIATDPPGFAVDESADALGHALQLPPQYEPQRAAIEARLTPLRLPA
- a CDS encoding T9SS type A sorting domain-containing protein, whose translation is MLCRLLALSLLTGLTVQAQSLEWVGDGALVEAVSADGSVAMGRLTSPAQAFRWTAAGLELLGNPPGAFTSRALDASADGSVLVGAAQLTATGGSDAFRWTEGNYQLLGLPNGTASSVSADGTVVAGQALFDGRGRATRWVGETAASLGTLGGDFSSATGLSADGSVVVGGAFDITGTLRPFRWENGSMIDLRTLGGTGLARAYAVSSDGRVVVGSAPDASERVRAFRWEAGSMVDLGPAPGYPDGEYLAVDVSADGSVIAGSYGGADGVERAIVWQQSVGWRPLRDLLTDAGLDVSGWTFAGITGISDDGLVFGGQGRNPSGVFGGWVASLRPSTPAEPAPARASPRLTVGPNPMTTAGAVRLTVPQAGPVQVRVVDLLGRTVSVVLDGAVAAGDHALSLHTSGLAQGVYLIRVESPGGVLVRPFVLAR